The following coding sequences are from one Loxodonta africana isolate mLoxAfr1 chromosome 18, mLoxAfr1.hap2, whole genome shotgun sequence window:
- the LOC100671684 gene encoding olfactory receptor 1L4-like: protein MGNGHHPEDTGGRRAAALASKKQAKVSGLRWLTMDLPSGLVISGQEEEQPRGSADSAEVWHAALQHSHPSGHSKALANLTSAPGFLLLGLMDGPDAHPLLFLLFLGVYLLNALGNLSMVVVVSSDAALHYPMYYFLGHLSLVDVCFTTVTVPRLLISLLHPGQAISFQGCFAQMYFFVALGITESYLLAAMSYDRAVAVCRPLHYCAHMTPGRCAALVGAFWTVAHLHSLLHTLVISALSYPACAPVRHFFCDMTVMLSLATSDISAAETAIFSEGLAVVLTPLLLVSLSYVCILVAVLRVRSAGGRRRAFSTCGAHLVVVSLFFGSVLSVYFRPLSAYSAHYDRLASVVYAVVTPTLNPFIYSLRNKEVKGALKKEFRCRAAPQEL from the exons ggCTGCTGCCCTAGCCAGCAAGAAACAGGCTAAGGTCTCTGGGCTGAGATGGCTGACAATGGATCTGCCTTCAGGACTGGTAATCTCTGGCCAAGAGGAAGAACAGCCCAGAGGCTCTGCAGACAGTGCTGAGGTCTGGCACGCAGCCCTTCAG CACTCCCACCCGTCTGGGCATTCCAAGGCTCTGGCCAACCTCACATCGGCCCCAGGGTTCCTCCTCCTCGGCCTGATGGACGGGCCAGACGCCCACCCGCTGCTGTTCCTGCTCTTCCTTGGCGTCTACCTGCTCAATGCCCTGGGCAACCTGagcatggtggtggtggtgagctcCGATGCGGCTCTCCACTATCCCATGTACTACTTCTTGGGTCACCTGAGCCTCGTGGACGTCTGCTTTACCACCGTCACGGTCCCCAGGCTGCTGATCAGCCTGCTCCACCCAGGCCAGGCCATCTCCTTCCAGGGATGCTTTGCCCAGATGTACTTCTTCGTGGCCCTGGGCATCACTGAGAGCTACCTGCTGGCAGCCATGTCCTACGACCGCGCGGTGGCGGTGTGCCGCCCGCTGCACTACTGCGCCCACATGACGCCCGGGCGCTGCGCGGCGCTGGTGGGGGCGTTCTGGACGGTGGCCCACCTCCACTCACTGCTCCACACGCTGGTCATCTCCGCGCTCTCCTACCCCGCCTGCGCCCCTGTGCGCCACTTCTTCTGCGATATGACGGTGATGCTGAGCTTGGCAACCTCGGATATATCCGCCGCGGAGACTGCCATCTTCTCTGAGGGCCTGGCCGTGGTGCTGACCCCGCTGCTCCTCGTGTCCCTCTCCTATGTCTGCATCCTTGTCGCGGTGCTCAGAGTGCGGTCCGCTGGGGGGCGGCGCCGTGCCTTCTCCACCTGCGGGGCCCACCTGGTGGTGGTGTCGCTCTTCTTCGGGTCTGTCCTCTCCGTCTATTTCCGACCGTTGTCGGCCTACTCAGCCCACTACGACCGCCTGGCCAGCGTAGTCTATGCCGTGGTCACGCCGACCTTAAACCCTTTCATCTACAGCCTTCGCAACAAAGAGGTCAAGGGCGCCCTAAAAAAGGAGTTCAGATGCCGGGCTGCACCCCAAGAGTTGTGA